GATCCCGAGAGGTATGACCGAGAAGTTCGTGCTGTCCAATCGTGCGACCGTCCTCATCGACGAGATGCGGGACGTGCGGTCCCTCGCCGTGGGCTTCTTCTGCAAGACCGGCTCGGCCGACGAGCCGGAGGACAAACGCGGCCTTTCGCACTTCCTGGAGCACCTTCTCTTCAAGCGGACGAAGCGCCGGTCGGCGCTCGCGATCGCCCGCGCGATCGACGGGCTCGGCGGCGACGCCGACGCGTTCACCACGAAGGAGTACACCGCCTTCTACGCGCACACTCTCGACTCCAAGTTCGACGACGCGTTGGACCTGCTGGGAGACGTCGTGCTCTCGCCGGCCTTCGGCACCGAGGACATCGAGCGGGAGCGCGGCGTGATCCTCGAGGAGATCGGGGAGTGCAACGACACGCCCGACGACCTCGCCCACGAGCTCTTCGTCCGCTCGTTCTGGCGGAACCATCCGCTCGGCGAGCCGATCCTCGGGACGGTCGAATCGGTGAACCGGATCACGAAATCCGACATCTACTCGTTCTACCGGGAGCGCTACGGCGCGCAGAACCTCATCGTCTCGATCGCCGGGCACGTCCGGGCGTCGGAGGTCCTCGGCGCCGTCGAGAAGCTCTTCGCGCGGCGATCGGCCGGCGAGATCTTCCCCCCCTCGGGGCGCCGGCCGCGCCCCTTCCAGCACTTCTCGATCGAGCGACGGCCGGGCCTCGAGCAGGCCCACGTCTGCCTCGGGATGTCGGGCCCGGCGCAGTCGTCGCCGCGCCGCTTCGCCGCCCATCTCCTCGACATCGCGCTCGGCGGCGGCATGTCGTCGCGCCTTTTCCAGG
This sequence is a window from Thermoanaerobaculia bacterium. Protein-coding genes within it:
- a CDS encoding pitrilysin family protein, with protein sequence MTEKFVLSNRATVLIDEMRDVRSLAVGFFCKTGSADEPEDKRGLSHFLEHLLFKRTKRRSALAIARAIDGLGGDADAFTTKEYTAFYAHTLDSKFDDALDLLGDVVLSPAFGTEDIERERGVILEEIGECNDTPDDLAHELFVRSFWRNHPLGEPILGTVESVNRITKSDIYSFYRERYGAQNLIVSIAGHVRASEVLGAVEKLFARRSAGEIFPPSGRRPRPFQHFSIERRPGLEQAHVCLGMSGPAQSSPRRFAAHLLDIALGGGMSSRLFQEVREKRGLVYSINSSLNAYRLGGYETIQASCVPKNLTRVIDTTLSVLRKLKSDGARPREILRAKELLKGNLMLSLESTVSRMSAQARQEFYFGRAERPEEWLSRIEAVTLDQVEEVTRETFSGDSLSLSIVGDVGELRYSGRDLAAAVA